In one window of Armatimonadota bacterium DNA:
- a CDS encoding phenylacetic acid degradation protein — MTLRLRTQHTVITALVAMALFATAAACATAAAQDLAADEMLLQYVSTPDAVFKWEKGPVREVNEMTISDIVLTSQVWHGAKWQHLLRVFTPAQASYPEWMLLLVSGGSGEPEPGRDMGGGDQLAGSFAAMMRAPVAVLTLVPNQPLFGGLVEDEIISLTFQQYIRDGDPTWPLLFPMTKSAVRAMDALQAYAKQEWSRDITSFVVLGGSKRGWTTWLSAVADPERVKAIAPAVIDTLNFPAQFKYALELWGHYSEEVTDYTDKRLMDVFNDPRGRKVWKAVDPYTFRHDLTLPKLLLLGSNDPYWPTGALNLYWDDLVGPKYVLYAPNSGHGLDDIQRVINTASAFFRTMAAGRDMPNISWEAKQDGSSLVLTITAPAAKDARAWVVQADDLDFRPHKWESTAMTKRDGSFRITVERPADKNIAVFGETDFEADGQPYTLSTQTYIVRK, encoded by the coding sequence ATGACACTTAGGCTCAGGACGCAGCACACGGTCATCACGGCGTTGGTCGCGATGGCACTCTTCGCGACGGCGGCGGCGTGCGCCACAGCGGCAGCGCAGGATCTTGCGGCCGACGAGATGCTGCTCCAGTATGTCAGCACGCCCGATGCCGTGTTCAAGTGGGAAAAGGGCCCGGTGCGGGAAGTCAACGAGATGACCATCAGCGACATCGTGTTGACTTCCCAGGTGTGGCATGGCGCGAAGTGGCAGCATTTGCTGCGCGTGTTCACCCCGGCGCAGGCCAGCTATCCCGAGTGGATGCTGTTGCTGGTCTCCGGCGGTTCCGGCGAGCCCGAGCCGGGTCGGGATATGGGCGGCGGGGATCAACTCGCCGGCTCGTTCGCAGCAATGATGCGCGCTCCGGTCGCCGTGCTCACCTTGGTGCCCAACCAACCGCTCTTCGGGGGCCTGGTGGAGGACGAGATCATTTCCCTCACCTTCCAGCAGTACATCAGGGATGGCGACCCGACGTGGCCGCTCCTCTTCCCGATGACCAAGAGCGCGGTGCGCGCCATGGATGCGCTTCAGGCCTACGCCAAGCAGGAATGGAGCCGGGACATCACGAGCTTCGTCGTCTTGGGTGGCTCCAAGCGTGGGTGGACGACGTGGCTCAGCGCTGTCGCCGACCCCGAGCGTGTGAAGGCCATCGCGCCCGCGGTCATAGACACCTTAAACTTCCCCGCGCAGTTCAAGTACGCCCTCGAACTATGGGGACACTACAGTGAGGAAGTCACTGACTACACCGACAAGCGCCTGATGGATGTCTTCAACGATCCCCGGGGCAGGAAGGTGTGGAAGGCGGTTGATCCGTACACCTTTCGGCACGACCTGACCTTGCCCAAGCTGCTGCTGCTGGGCTCGAACGATCCCTACTGGCCGACGGGAGCCCTCAACCTGTATTGGGATGATCTGGTCGGGCCGAAGTACGTCCTCTACGCTCCGAACAGCGGGCACGGGCTGGACGACATCCAGCGCGTCATCAACACGGCCAGCGCGTTCTTCCGCACGATGGCGGCGGGGCGCGACATGCCCAACATATCCTGGGAGGCAAAGCAGGACGGCAGTTCCCTGGTGTTGACCATCACCGCGCCGGCGGCGAAAGACGCCCGCGCCTGGGTCGTGCAAGCGGATGATCTGGACTTCCGGCCGCACAAGTGGGAGTCCACCGCCATGACGAAACGCGACGGTTCGTTCCGCATCACCGTGGAGCGCCCGGCGGACAAGAACATCGCCGTCTTCGGCGAGACGGATTTCGAGGCAGATGGCCAGCCATACACGCTGTCCACGCAAACCTACATCGTGAGGAAGTAA
- a CDS encoding GDP-mannose 4,6-dehydratase, with protein sequence MRSLITGITGFVGSHLAEYLLAQGADVFGTARWRSSTSNIDHLEGRIELVECDIRDSASVKQVILDVRPDEIYHLAAQSFVPTSWRAPSETLETNIIGQVHILEAMRELDTSPRIQIAGSSEEYGMVYDNELPITETNPLRPLSPYAVSKVGQDLLGYQYFMTYGLPVIRTRAFNHTGPRRGSVFVTSNFAKQIADIEKGRQEPVIRVGNLDARRDFSDVRDIVRGYGLAVREGEPGEVYNLCSGRARTIREVLDTLLSLSTVEVQTEHDPSRMRPSDVPVLEGDYAKLHARTGWEPQIPFDQTARDLLDYWRNQP encoded by the coding sequence GTGCGCTCACTCATTACAGGCATTACCGGTTTCGTCGGTTCGCACCTCGCCGAGTACCTGCTGGCGCAGGGCGCCGACGTCTTCGGCACCGCCCGCTGGCGTAGCAGCACGTCCAACATTGACCACCTCGAAGGGCGCATCGAGCTAGTCGAGTGCGACATCCGCGACAGCGCCTCCGTCAAGCAGGTGATTCTCGACGTTCGTCCCGACGAGATCTACCATCTCGCCGCCCAAAGCTTCGTCCCCACCTCCTGGCGCGCTCCGTCCGAGACCCTCGAAACCAACATCATCGGCCAGGTTCATATCCTCGAGGCGATGCGCGAACTCGACACCAGCCCGCGTATCCAGATTGCCGGCTCGTCCGAGGAGTACGGCATGGTCTATGACAACGAGCTGCCCATCACGGAAACCAACCCCCTGCGCCCCCTCAGCCCGTACGCCGTCAGCAAAGTGGGGCAGGACCTGCTCGGCTACCAGTACTTCATGACGTACGGCCTGCCCGTCATTCGCACTCGCGCCTTCAACCACACCGGCCCTCGCCGCGGATCCGTGTTTGTCACCTCCAACTTCGCCAAGCAGATCGCCGATATCGAGAAGGGACGCCAGGAGCCGGTCATTCGCGTCGGCAATCTCGATGCGCGGCGCGATTTCTCCGATGTCCGCGACATCGTCCGCGGCTATGGCCTCGCGGTGAGGGAGGGGGAGCCCGGTGAGGTCTACAACCTGTGCTCCGGTCGGGCGCGTACCATCCGCGAAGTCCTTGACACTTTGCTCAGCCTCTCGACCGTCGAGGTGCAAACCGAGCACGACCCGTCGCGCATGCGTCCCTCCGACGTCCCTGTGCTCGAAGGCGACTACGCCAAGCTCCACGCGCGCACCGGATGGGAGCCGCAGATCCCGTTCGACCAGACCGCCCGGGACCTTCTGGACTACTGGCGGAACCAACCCTAG
- a CDS encoding radical SAM protein, whose product MNVGRDWAGGFGTATSSRREIYGHDEDALACPYLPLLRVAGALERQHRTVRVIDAQAERLSDAQVVDRVIEVGARDVVASLSLPSLRGDLALLARIKRADPDLRLIAIGTVCKALPSEVLETGVVDIAVRGDAEAVVPELLEWRSGDGPPQVAGVSYAANGAAVHVGPARAIATAADLPPPAYHLAPMDRYVRQVDGRPMRFAPVATGLGCGFACGYYCPYPFGFGRRMLLREPHAVVEEVARLATDLGVEFVIFRDQLFSAERDHAELVCKGLIESGGPVRWLCETRADRVEPALLDLMRRAGCLAVHYGLESGDAEIFSRIAKPGATLDDMRRAVRETHRARLAAHLHVIVGLPNETWDSVRKTLHFVRDVRPDSVQVCLATPYPGTRMYADADERGLLLTRDWTRYTANDPVMRTEHMSGEDLARAAHYLRDNWWKQNLARRGLRRVARIVRSWATPSGAAGQRQPPGPSGGAFSA is encoded by the coding sequence ATGAACGTGGGTCGTGACTGGGCGGGGGGCTTTGGCACCGCGACTTCGTCGCGACGGGAAATCTATGGGCATGACGAAGACGCGCTGGCGTGTCCCTACTTGCCGCTGCTGCGCGTGGCCGGCGCCCTCGAGCGGCAGCATCGCACGGTTCGCGTGATTGACGCCCAGGCCGAACGCCTCAGCGATGCGCAAGTCGTCGACCGGGTCATCGAGGTGGGCGCGCGCGACGTGGTCGCCTCCCTGAGCTTGCCCTCCCTGCGTGGCGATCTCGCCCTTCTGGCCAGGATCAAGCGAGCCGACCCGGACCTGCGCCTCATCGCGATCGGCACGGTGTGCAAGGCGCTGCCCAGTGAGGTGCTTGAGACAGGGGTCGTGGATATCGCGGTGCGCGGCGACGCTGAAGCGGTCGTGCCCGAGCTGTTGGAATGGCGGTCCGGGGATGGCCCGCCGCAGGTAGCGGGCGTTTCCTATGCCGCGAACGGCGCTGCAGTGCACGTCGGGCCGGCCAGGGCTATCGCAACGGCCGCCGACCTGCCCCCGCCAGCGTATCATCTGGCGCCGATGGATCGGTACGTGAGGCAAGTGGATGGGCGACCGATGCGTTTCGCGCCGGTGGCGACGGGCTTGGGATGCGGGTTCGCGTGCGGCTATTACTGCCCCTACCCGTTCGGATTCGGCCGCCGCATGCTGCTGCGGGAACCGCACGCGGTGGTCGAGGAAGTCGCTCGCCTGGCGACGGATCTCGGCGTCGAATTCGTGATCTTCCGCGACCAGCTGTTCAGCGCCGAGCGGGATCATGCCGAACTGGTATGCAAAGGACTGATCGAGAGCGGCGGCCCGGTGCGCTGGCTATGCGAGACTCGCGCCGACCGCGTGGAGCCAGCGCTGCTCGATTTGATGCGGCGGGCCGGCTGCCTGGCCGTGCATTACGGATTGGAGAGCGGAGACGCGGAGATCTTCAGTCGGATCGCCAAGCCTGGGGCCACCTTGGACGATATGCGGCGGGCGGTTCGGGAGACCCACCGCGCCAGGCTGGCCGCGCACCTTCACGTCATAGTCGGCCTGCCCAATGAGACGTGGGACAGCGTACGGAAGACGCTTCACTTCGTGCGCGACGTGCGACCCGATTCGGTTCAAGTCTGCCTCGCGACGCCGTACCCGGGCACCCGTATGTACGCGGATGCCGACGAGCGAGGGCTGCTCCTGACTCGTGACTGGACCCGATACACGGCCAACGATCCCGTGATGCGCACCGAGCACATGAGCGGCGAAGACCTCGCGCGCGCGGCACATTACCTGCGTGACAATTGGTGGAAGCAGAACCTGGCGCGGCGCGGCCTGCGGCGGGTCGCGCGCATTGTTAGATCATGGGCAACGCCGTCCGGCGCAGCGGGCCAGCGTCAGCCGCCGGGACCCAGTGGAGGAGCGTTTTCAGCTTGA
- a CDS encoding S-layer homology domain-containing protein — MNRALAASIAFASIVASGSPVRAVPPARNPGIPPEVQQMFETEPLGLMPSDWARYTGSGGGCLNYDADWRVTAVAIPWGGTTRALSATEDSGLPGVNLSWCEYRGTTLQIVDGIIPPTARYYVETLLHAKGLAQPGAEQEHTLQPYFVDGLTYVEIMLLSYDEGLSWEVAVFQFHDGSWWKPFSWPLAVSGWNWWGRVGMEIDRATGNAWFYYNGQAIGGPVLFDAINTTDTVRTNVRATNNLLDADDFRIYILDSGTTFADVPAHHWAYAYIEAIYREGITTGCAASPLQYCPAASVTRSQMAAFICRAAGQAWYDSGGATFVDVPRGSDGQYATPPYSGGLDADGTRWGYGLIERVADPASWGGVPVTLGCGSGYYCFSSVTTRGQMAAFLCRANGKTWLDPGVASFSDVPRGVNGMWDGGGSGGIDADGTHIFYGWVERLADAPSWGGTPVTSGCGADTYCPANPCRRDQMAVFLCRAFGIPY, encoded by the coding sequence ATGAATCGAGCACTCGCCGCTTCTATCGCCTTCGCTAGCATCGTTGCGTCGGGCTCGCCGGTGCGAGCCGTGCCCCCGGCGCGCAACCCAGGCATTCCGCCTGAAGTGCAGCAAATGTTCGAAACCGAGCCGTTGGGCCTGATGCCCAGCGACTGGGCGCGCTATACCGGAAGCGGTGGCGGCTGCCTCAACTACGACGCGGACTGGCGGGTCACCGCAGTCGCGATTCCGTGGGGCGGAACCACGCGCGCCCTTTCCGCCACCGAAGACTCCGGGCTTCCCGGGGTCAACCTGTCGTGGTGCGAGTACCGCGGCACGACTCTGCAGATCGTCGATGGCATCATCCCCCCGACGGCGCGGTACTACGTCGAGACGCTCTTGCACGCCAAAGGATTGGCACAGCCGGGCGCGGAGCAGGAGCACACGCTGCAGCCCTATTTCGTGGACGGTTTGACGTATGTCGAGATCATGCTGCTCTCCTACGACGAAGGACTGAGCTGGGAGGTCGCCGTCTTTCAGTTCCACGACGGCTCGTGGTGGAAGCCTTTCTCGTGGCCCTTGGCGGTCAGTGGGTGGAACTGGTGGGGCCGTGTCGGGATGGAGATAGACCGCGCGACCGGCAACGCGTGGTTCTACTATAACGGCCAGGCAATTGGTGGCCCCGTGCTCTTCGACGCTATCAACACGACGGACACTGTGCGCACGAACGTCCGGGCGACTAACAACCTGCTCGACGCCGATGACTTCCGCATCTACATACTCGACTCGGGGACGACCTTCGCCGACGTCCCAGCTCATCACTGGGCCTACGCGTACATCGAAGCCATATACCGCGAGGGGATCACGACCGGTTGCGCCGCGAGTCCCCTGCAGTACTGCCCCGCGGCCAGCGTCACGCGCTCCCAGATGGCGGCGTTCATCTGTCGTGCGGCGGGTCAGGCGTGGTACGATTCCGGCGGCGCCACGTTCGTTGACGTCCCGCGCGGCAGTGACGGCCAATACGCGACGCCGCCTTATTCGGGCGGCCTCGATGCTGACGGCACACGCTGGGGATATGGTCTCATCGAGCGAGTGGCGGATCCGGCGTCGTGGGGAGGCGTGCCCGTCACACTCGGCTGCGGCAGTGGATACTACTGTTTCAGTTCGGTGACAACGCGCGGGCAGATGGCGGCGTTCCTGTGTCGGGCCAACGGCAAGACCTGGCTTGACCCCGGCGTCGCCAGCTTCAGCGACGTGCCGCGCGGTGTGAACGGCATGTGGGACGGCGGGGGCAGCGGAGGGATTGACGCGGACGGCACTCACATCTTCTACGGTTGGGTCGAGCGTCTCGCGGATGCGCCGTCCTGGGGCGGCACCCCGGTAACCAGCGGCTGCGGCGCCGACACGTACTGCCCGGCGAATCCCTGTCGCCGCGACCAGATGGCGGTCTTCCTCTGTCGCGCATTCGGCATACCCTACTAG